A stretch of Triticum aestivum cultivar Chinese Spring chromosome 1D, IWGSC CS RefSeq v2.1, whole genome shotgun sequence DNA encodes these proteins:
- the LOC123172384 gene encoding uncharacterized protein, giving the protein MDGCVWYEDSGRRGGTEPSGGQGRSEAARTVVLSLLRLLLLEASAVPSHLIHEKLFLAYMKGCMLFILQDSGQWIKSRCQVDFFPADLLIVKMHKGLIAQALDVGKIEVPSPKEESSSTDSEASRDTENFDTSGDDDNDRNHKHRRPLPCSCIL; this is encoded by the exons ATGGATGGATGTGTTTGGTATGAGGATAGCGGACGGCGAGGAGGCACCGAACCGAGCGGCGGGCAAGGACGAAGTGAAGCTGCGCGCACGGTCGTCCTATCCCTCCTCCGCCTGCTGTTACTGGAAGCAAGCGCAGTACCATCTCATCTCATCCACGAG AAGCTATTTTTGGCTTACATGAAGGGATGCATGCTCTTCATCTTGCAG GACTCAGGGCAATGGATAAAATCTAGATGCCAAGTTGACTTTTTTCCTGCGGATTTGCTTATCGTGAAGATGCACAAAGGTTTGATAGCTCAAGCATTGGATGTTGGCAAAATAGAAGTTCCTTCACCAAAGGAAGAAAGTAGTTCCACCGATTCAGAAGCTAGTAGAGATACTGAAAACTTTGACACTAGTGGCGATGACGACAATGATCGTAATCACAAGCACCGAAGACCATTGCCATGTTCTTGCATACTATAG